One segment of Rhinatrema bivittatum chromosome 14, aRhiBiv1.1, whole genome shotgun sequence DNA contains the following:
- the LOC115076353 gene encoding transmembrane protein 180-like: protein MKLSGVHQNALAYCTTTLGAGMMNSIFNFYYVKLFLTRYKISEGAFHQAQIVYMVWNAINDPLFGYIQDNSRVQCCARRRYSILYGAPFYALAFLLPWFPWKPYQDGDWLSGLHLIVALCAFDGMLTFVLLAQCALFAEISTKHDSRLQLIKYNQVASLIGSTSILFCGLISNNMENFTAFQTFTVLVAMLATACMSYTGVYSTSQYDQREKLAEVGGLENEAAPSWSSVFSLTKQILTQKNFLLFVTMNFFQVFHLTFYSNFMMIFADNLIPKQALPSFVRSIMYGAGFICPQFLVLISHALLKKAGYYRVILFTFYLEGVAATIMYFLGPEHYYLLALFLITNMVVVHASFSLFNLPLADIVDADLEKYKRRSPLSSMVFGTNALFTKPAQSLAPMLVVTILNQFGYENLNNKSVQPDPSLFLGLHDAMFSLICLIPLLIAIIQIVVWTPYSIRNSHVTAAY, encoded by the exons ATGAAGCTCTCAGGTGTACATCAGAACGCCCTGGCGTACTGCACCACCACCCTAGGTGCCGGAATGATGAACAGTATTTTTAACTTCTATTATGTGAAACTTTTCCTAACTCGATACAAAATTTCAGAAGGAGCATTTCATCAAGCACAG ATAGTCTACATGGTCTGGAATGCCATCAACGACCCTCTCTTCGGATACATTCAGGACAACTCCCGCGTGCAGTGTTGTGCCAGACGACGGTATTCCATCCTGTACGGAGCTCCCTTCTATGCGTTGGCTTTTCTGCTTCCCTGGTTCCCCTGGAAGCCCTACCAGGACGGCGACTGGCTGAGCGGCCTCCATCTGATCGTGGCGCTGTGTGCCTTTGACGGCATGCTCACGTTCGTGCTGCTCGCCCAGTGCGCCCTGTTCGCGGAGATCTCCACCAAGCACGACAGTCGGCTGCAGCTCATCAAGTACAACCAAGTCGCGTCGCTGATTGGCTCCACCAGCATCCTCTTCTGTGGCCTGATCTCGAACAACATGGAGAACTTTACGGCCTTCCAGACCTTCACGGTGCTGGTGGCCATGCTGGCGACGGCTTGCATGTCGTACACGGGGGTGTACAGCACCAGCCAGTACGACCAGCGGGAAAAGCTGGCGGAGGTTGGGGGCTTGGAAAACGAGGCCGCTCCCTCCTGGTCCTCCGTGTTCTCCCTGACCAAGCAGATCCTGACGCAGAAAAACTTCCTGCTCTTTGTGACCATGAACTTCTTTCAAGTCTTCCATCTGACGTTTTACAGTAACTTTATGATGATTTTCGCAGACAATCTCATCCCTAAGCAAGCGCTGCCCTCCTTCGTCAGAAGCATCATGTACGGGGCTGGCTTTATTTGTCCTCAG TTTCTGGTGCTCATCAGCCATGCTCTGTTGAAGAAAGCCGGCTATTACAGAGTCATCCTGTTCACCTTTTACCTGGAAGGAGTAGCGGCGACCATCATGTATTTTCTAGGGCCAGAGCACTACTACCTGCTGGCTTTGTTTCTCATCACAAACat GGTGGTCGTTCATGCTTCGTTCAGTTTGTTTAATTTGCCTTTGGCCGACATCGTCGATGCAGATTTGGAAAAGTACAAACGCAG GTCCCCGCTTTCCTCCATGGTTTTTGGAACCAATGCTTTGTTTACCAAACCTGCTCAGTCTTTGGCTCCGATGCTTGTTGTCACAATATTGAATCAATTTGGATACGAGAACCTGAATAACAAGAGCGTCCAGCCGGATCCAAG